From one Burkholderia latens genomic stretch:
- a CDS encoding DUF2964 family protein produces MIRHSYRTTLATLGVFIALASLLGVVHAMLVGARVLPYAIVTLIAGSAAFVAQLNAADVERS; encoded by the coding sequence ATGATTCGTCATTCGTACCGGACCACGCTTGCGACGCTGGGCGTGTTCATCGCACTCGCGTCGCTACTGGGCGTCGTGCATGCGATGCTGGTCGGCGCGCGCGTGCTGCCGTACGCAATCGTGACGCTGATTGCCGGATCCGCCGCCTTCGTCGCGCAGCTGAATGCGGCCGACGTCGAGCGTTCGTGA
- the rbbA gene encoding ribosome-associated ATPase/putative transporter RbbA gives MKATAPVETDAGAADDPPASVQSGLVARLARVSLRYGDTYALDDVTLDIPAGLMIGLIGPDGVGKSSLLALVSGARAIQQGRVWTLDGDLSSRRHRARVCTRIAYMPQGLGRNLYATLSVDENLQFFARLFGHDAAERRRRIDALTHSTGLHPFLDRPAGKLSGGMKQKLGLCCALIHDPDLLILDEPTTGVDPLSRAQFWDLIERIRAARPAMSVLVATAYMDEARRFDRLIAMDAGHVLATGSPRELLARTGCDTLEAAFIALLPDARRHGHQPIGLAPFEPGAADDYAIEADGLTMRFGDFVAVDHVSLKIRRGEIFGFLGSNGCGKSTTMKMLTGLLPASEGTATLFGRPIAANDIDTRRRVGYMSQGFSLYGELTVRQNLVLHARLFGVPERDLPARIDEMVGRFGLAGVLDALPERLPLGMRQRLSLAVAMVHKPDLLILDEPTSGVDPVARDDFLRLMIELARNDRVTIFISTHFMNEAARCDRISLMHAGRVLASAAPDELVRVRGADTLEAAFIGYLTDAQRADGAPADASSSTDWLAPPDARGSARGTVWFSPARAGSYLWRELLELRRDPLRATLALFGSLVLMCVVSIGISLDVDNLTFAVLDQDQSMLSQDYAQNLAGSRYFVPRAQLADDRDVDRRMRNGQLSLAIEIPPGFARNVARGRHVEIGAWVDGAMPMRAETIRGYVAGMHENWLRDQARRRLGMSLAPAVDIAIRYRYNPDVKSLPAMIPAIMPMLLLMLPAMLTALAVVRERELGSIVNLYVTPVTRAEFLLGKQAPYVMLAMLNFLLMVVLADVVFGVRIKGSFATLAAAVLIFNVVATGIGLFASTFTRSQIAAIFMTIVGTLIPVVQFSGLLTPLSSLEGSGKWIGTVYPATYMLAISRGVYNKALGLADLSSRFWPLLAAVPVIMVATGLLLRKQER, from the coding sequence ATGAAGGCAACGGCGCCCGTCGAGACGGATGCCGGCGCGGCCGACGATCCGCCGGCATCCGTGCAATCGGGCCTGGTCGCGCGGCTGGCGCGCGTATCGTTGCGCTACGGCGATACGTACGCGCTCGACGACGTAACGCTCGATATCCCCGCCGGCCTCATGATCGGGCTGATCGGGCCGGACGGTGTCGGCAAGTCGAGCCTGCTCGCGCTCGTGTCGGGCGCGCGTGCGATCCAGCAGGGTCGCGTCTGGACGCTCGACGGCGATCTGTCATCGCGCCGCCATCGCGCACGCGTGTGCACGCGCATTGCGTATATGCCGCAAGGGCTCGGCCGGAACCTGTACGCGACGCTGTCGGTCGACGAAAACCTGCAGTTCTTCGCGAGACTGTTCGGCCATGATGCGGCCGAGCGACGCCGCCGCATCGACGCGCTCACGCACAGCACCGGCCTTCATCCGTTCCTCGACCGCCCTGCCGGCAAACTGTCCGGCGGCATGAAGCAGAAACTCGGCCTGTGCTGCGCGTTGATTCACGATCCCGACCTGCTGATCCTCGACGAACCGACAACCGGTGTGGATCCGCTATCGCGCGCGCAGTTCTGGGATCTGATCGAACGCATCCGCGCCGCACGTCCGGCGATGAGCGTGCTGGTGGCGACCGCCTACATGGACGAGGCACGGCGCTTCGACCGGCTGATCGCGATGGACGCCGGCCACGTGCTGGCGACCGGCAGCCCCCGCGAACTGCTCGCGCGCACCGGTTGCGACACGCTCGAAGCCGCGTTCATCGCGTTGCTGCCGGACGCGCGACGGCACGGGCATCAGCCGATCGGGCTGGCGCCGTTCGAGCCCGGCGCAGCCGACGATTATGCGATCGAAGCCGACGGGCTGACGATGCGCTTCGGCGATTTCGTCGCCGTGGACCATGTGAGCCTGAAGATCCGTCGCGGCGAAATCTTCGGGTTTCTCGGCTCCAACGGCTGCGGCAAGTCGACGACCATGAAGATGCTCACGGGCCTGCTGCCCGCATCGGAAGGCACGGCGACGCTATTCGGCCGCCCCATCGCCGCAAACGACATCGACACGCGCCGGCGGGTCGGCTATATGTCGCAGGGGTTTTCGCTGTACGGCGAGCTGACCGTCAGGCAGAACCTCGTGCTGCATGCACGCCTGTTCGGCGTGCCGGAACGGGACCTGCCCGCGCGCATCGACGAAATGGTCGGGCGCTTCGGGCTCGCCGGCGTGCTGGACGCACTGCCGGAACGCCTGCCGCTCGGCATGCGGCAGCGGCTTTCGCTTGCGGTGGCAATGGTTCACAAGCCCGACCTGCTGATCCTCGACGAACCGACTTCGGGCGTCGATCCCGTCGCGCGCGACGATTTCTTGCGGCTGATGATCGAACTCGCGCGCAACGATCGCGTCACGATTTTCATTTCGACGCACTTCATGAACGAAGCCGCGCGTTGCGACCGGATCTCGCTGATGCACGCGGGCCGCGTGCTGGCGAGCGCGGCGCCCGACGAGCTGGTCCGCGTGCGGGGCGCCGACACGCTCGAGGCCGCATTCATCGGCTACCTGACCGACGCGCAGCGCGCGGATGGCGCCCCGGCGGACGCGTCGTCGAGCACGGACTGGCTCGCGCCGCCGGATGCGCGCGGTTCCGCTCGCGGCACCGTATGGTTCAGTCCCGCGCGCGCCGGCAGCTACCTGTGGCGCGAACTGCTGGAACTGCGTCGCGACCCGCTGCGCGCGACGCTCGCGCTGTTTGGCTCGCTCGTGCTGATGTGCGTGGTCAGCATCGGCATCAGTCTCGACGTGGACAACCTGACGTTCGCCGTGCTCGATCAGGATCAGTCGATGCTCAGCCAGGACTACGCGCAGAATCTCGCGGGCTCCCGCTATTTCGTGCCGCGCGCACAGCTGGCCGACGATCGCGACGTCGATCGCCGCATGCGCAACGGCCAGCTGTCGCTGGCGATCGAGATCCCGCCCGGTTTCGCCCGCAACGTCGCGCGCGGCCGGCACGTGGAGATCGGCGCGTGGGTCGACGGCGCGATGCCGATGCGTGCGGAAACGATCCGCGGCTACGTGGCCGGCATGCACGAAAACTGGCTGCGCGATCAGGCCCGGCGCCGCCTCGGCATGTCGCTCGCACCGGCCGTCGATATCGCGATCCGCTATCGGTACAACCCGGACGTCAAGAGTCTGCCCGCGATGATCCCCGCGATCATGCCGATGCTGCTGCTGATGCTGCCCGCGATGCTGACCGCGCTCGCCGTCGTGCGGGAACGCGAGCTCGGATCGATCGTGAACCTGTACGTGACGCCCGTCACGCGTGCGGAATTCCTGCTCGGCAAGCAGGCGCCGTACGTGATGCTCGCCATGCTGAATTTTCTGCTGATGGTCGTGCTCGCCGACGTCGTGTTCGGCGTGCGCATCAAGGGAAGCTTCGCGACCCTGGCTGCCGCGGTGCTGATCTTCAACGTCGTCGCCACCGGCATCGGGCTGTTTGCGTCGACGTTCACGCGCAGCCAGATCGCAGCGATTTTCATGACGATCGTCGGCACGCTGATTCCGGTCGTGCAGTTCTCCGGCCTGCTCACGCCGCTGTCGTCGCTCGAAGGCAGCGGCAAGTGGATCGGTACGGTCTATCCGGCAACTTACATGCTCGCGATCAGCCGCGGCGTCTACAACAAGGCGCTCGGTCTGGCCGATCTGTCGTCCCGGTTCTGGCCGCTGCTCGCCGCCGTGCCGGTGATCATGGTCGCGACCGGCCTGCTGCTGCGCAAACAGGAGCGATGA
- a CDS encoding ABC transporter permease yields MSVSRLLAIYRLGIKELWSLARDPILLALIVYTFSASIYVAATARPETLHKVPIAVVDEDASPLSARIAAAFFPPQFTPPPIVDASAADRGLDNGDYTFSLDIPPDLQRDVLAGRHATIQLNVDATRMTQAFTGSAYVQQIAAGEIDAFARRYRGAPLPPVDLAMRMRFNPNLDEVWFGALMELINNVTMLSMILTGAALIREREHGTIEHLLVMPVTAAEIMLAKVWSMGLVVTMAAVASLTCVVGGALHVPIPGSIPLFVAGMALHLFATTSMGIFLATLVRSMPQFGMLLVLVLLPLQLLSGGLTPRESMPLAVQDIMLAAPTTHFVELAQRILYRGAGVDAVWPQFAALFAIGGALFALSLMRFRKTIGQMA; encoded by the coding sequence ATGAGCGTGTCGCGCCTGCTCGCCATTTACCGGCTCGGCATCAAGGAACTCTGGAGCCTCGCGCGCGACCCGATCCTGCTCGCGCTGATCGTCTACACGTTCAGCGCGTCGATCTACGTGGCCGCCACAGCGCGCCCCGAAACGCTGCACAAGGTGCCGATCGCCGTCGTCGACGAAGACGCGTCGCCGCTGTCGGCGCGCATCGCCGCGGCCTTCTTCCCGCCGCAATTCACACCGCCGCCGATCGTCGACGCAAGCGCAGCCGATCGCGGTCTCGACAACGGCGATTACACGTTCTCGCTCGACATCCCGCCCGACCTGCAGCGCGACGTGCTCGCGGGCCGCCATGCGACGATCCAGCTCAACGTCGATGCGACACGCATGACGCAGGCGTTCACGGGCAGCGCGTATGTGCAGCAGATCGCGGCGGGCGAGATCGACGCATTCGCGCGGCGCTACCGCGGCGCGCCGTTGCCGCCGGTCGATCTCGCGATGCGCATGCGTTTCAACCCGAATCTCGACGAAGTGTGGTTCGGTGCGCTGATGGAGCTGATCAACAACGTGACGATGCTGTCGATGATCCTCACCGGCGCCGCACTGATTCGCGAGCGCGAACACGGCACGATCGAGCATCTGCTCGTGATGCCGGTCACCGCCGCCGAAATCATGCTCGCGAAGGTCTGGTCGATGGGGCTCGTCGTCACGATGGCGGCCGTCGCATCGCTGACGTGCGTCGTGGGCGGCGCGCTGCACGTGCCGATTCCCGGCTCCATCCCGCTGTTCGTGGCCGGAATGGCGCTGCACCTGTTCGCCACGACGTCGATGGGCATCTTTCTCGCGACGCTGGTGCGCAGCATGCCGCAGTTCGGGATGTTGCTCGTGCTCGTGCTGCTGCCGCTGCAACTGCTGTCCGGCGGGCTCACGCCGCGCGAGAGCATGCCGCTGGCCGTGCAGGACATCATGCTCGCCGCGCCGACCACGCATTTCGTCGAGCTCGCGCAACGCATTTTGTATCGCGGGGCCGGCGTCGATGCGGTGTGGCCGCAATTCGCGGCGCTGTTCGCGATCGGCGGCGCGCTGTTTGCGTTGTCGCTGATGCGATTCCGCAAGACGATCGGCCAGATGGCCTGA